The segment ACAGTCCAGCGTTCAGCGCCTCCCAGTCTTAGCATCCAGTGAAAGCAGGGAACCGGACCCTGTGGATAAGAGGTGAGGGGCGGGACATAGTGGGAGTGGTCAACGTGGATGTTTCCAGAACTTTCCGTTACCTGGCCACACAGTTGcccatttagaaaatatttactgaggtCGTTGTCAAAACcataatttctgaaaattttgaaCTCTTCAGAAAAGTGACATATTCTTTGATAGGTGACatcaaaaatgaattttgttaTGTGAAGGAAAATTTTTGTAACCCTTCAAAACTAATCAAAATGTTATTGAATAGCTCACAGCTTATTAAATGGAGTCAGTGTTCATGTTCTACTTTGGAGCGGACTTTGGGATGCGCACAAGGATTGCGCATCTTTCAGTCCACAGTGCCCGCGCACGTTCCTGTTTCTGCCGGAATCCTGCAtgtcaggagactggaattctCGCCCTTGGCCTCCATCacagaatttaaatattaaatatttagtatttaaGTACCTACTTATTTATTGTCTATCTCCCTCCACTAAGTCATAAATCCTGTAACATCAGGGAGTTTTGTCTACACATCTTTGTTTAATAAATGAGTATTTAATGAGCAGTCTTgttgataaatacatttttgtcatCAGTGTTCCCTTGAGCCCAACTCACACAAATATTTTCacgaatggaaaaaaaattggcTTGAAATTTCTAAATTCTTTACTTGTCTACTAAAATTTTTTGATTTAGATTTGGCCAGCGAGTCAACACGAGCTCAGTGGAGCGAGGCAGACGCGCTGTTAGACACGGGTGGGGAGCCCGTGGCGCAGACAGGCGGAGGCGCCAGGACGGACTGCGAGCCTGTAGGGCTAGCCGAGCCAGTTGAGCAGAGTAGCGCGGCCTCCGAGCTCGCGGAGGCCTCTAGCCAGGAGGTCGCGGAAGCGCCCACGGAAGCcccaagcccagagcccagagatAGCAAAGAAGACGTGAAGAAGTTTGCTTTTGAAGCTTGTAATGAAGTCCCTCCGGCTCCTAAAGAGTCCTCAACCAGTGAGGGCGCTGATCAGAAAATGAGTTCTGTCGACGATGACTCAGACACGAAGCGGCTCTCCAGAGAGGAAAAGGGTCGTGGCAGTTGTGGCCGGAATTTCTGGGTTAGTGGGCTCTCTTCTACGACCAGAGCTACGGACTTGAAGAACCTCTTCAGCAAGTATGGGAAGGTGGTGGGCGCCAAGGTTGTGACAAACGCCCGGAGTCCTGGAGCTCGCTGTTACGGATTTGTCACGATGTCCACAGCAGAGGAGGCCACCAAGTGCATCAACCACTTGCACAAGACAGAGCTGCACGGGAAGATGATCTCCGTGGAGAAGGCAAAAAATGAGCCTGCCGGGAAGAAAGCCTCTGACAAGAGAGACAGCgaggggaagaaggagaaagcAAGCGCCAGTGACAGATCTGCCACCCTCAAGAGGGACGAGAAAGCtgacaggaaggaggaggccaAAAAGAGTGAGGAGGGGGCCGGAGAGAAGACTAAAGACTCAGATGAGCAGAAGCCCGGGCCCTCGGACGCGGCTCGAGCCACCAAGTCGGGAAGCCGGGGCGCCGAGCGGACCGTGGTCATGGACAAGTCTAAGGGCCTGCCCGTGATCAGCGTGAAGATGTCTGCGTCCAAGGAGCGGGCCTCCAAAAGCCAAGACCGCAAGTCGGCCAGCAGGGAGAAGCGGTCTGTCGTGTCCTTTGATAAGGTCAAGGAGCCTCGCAAGTCGAGAGACTCAGAGTCACGCAGGGAGCGGGAGCGCAGTGAGCGAGAGCAGCGCCTGCAGGCTCAGTGGGAGCGCGAGGAGCGCGAGCGGCTGGAGTTCGCCCGGGAGCGCCTGGCCTTCCACCGGCATCGGCTGGAGCGCGAGCGCATGGAGCGGGAGCGGCTGGAGCGCGAGCGCATGCACGTGGAGCAGGAGCGCCGGCGCGAGCAGGAGCGCATCCACCGCGAGCGCGaggagctgcggcgccagcaggaGCTGCGCTACGAGCAGGAGCGGCGGCCCGCGGCGCGGCGGCCCTACGACCTGGACGGCCGGCGGGACGACGCCTACTGGCCGGAAGCCAAGCGGGCCGCCCTGGACGAGCGCTACCACTCGGACTTCAGCCGCCAGGACCGCTTCCACGACTTTGACCACAGGGACCGGGGCCGCTACCCCAACCACTCAGTGGACAGGAGAGAAGGTTCCAGGTCCATGATGGGAGACCGAGAAGGACAGCACTACCCTGAACGCCACGGAGGACCAGAGCGCCACGGCCGAGACTCCCGCGACGGGTGGGGCTATGGCTCTGACAAGAGGATGAGCGAAGGCCGggggctgcctcctccccccAGGGGCAGACGGGACTGGGGAGACCACGGCCGGAGGCTGGAGGATGACCGGGCGTGGCAGGGCGCCGCCGACGGGGGCATGATGGACAGGGACCACAAGCGGTGGCAAGGTGGGGAGAGGAGCATGTCGGGGCACTCCGGGCCGGGCCACGTGATGAACCGCGGAGGCATGTCCGGGCGCGGCAGCTTCGCCCCCGGCGGGGCCTCCCGGGGCCACGTGATCCCGCGCGGCGGCATGCAGGGCGGCTTCGGGGGCCAG is part of the Oryctolagus cuniculus chromosome 16, mOryCun1.1, whole genome shotgun sequence genome and harbors:
- the LOC138845827 gene encoding scaffold attachment factor B1; protein product: MSSVDDDSDTKRLSREEKGRGSCGRNFWVSGLSSTTRATDLKNLFSKYGKVVGAKVVTNARSPGARCYGFVTMSTAEEATKCINHLHKTELHGKMISVEKAKNEPAGKKASDKRDSEGKKEKASASDRSATLKRDEKADRKEEAKKSEEGAGEKTKDSDEQKPGPSDAARATKSGSRGAERTVVMDKSKGLPVISVKMSASKERASKSQDRKSASREKRSVVSFDKVKEPRKSRDSESRRERERSEREQRLQAQWEREERERLEFARERLAFHRHRLERERMERERLERERMHVEQERRREQERIHREREELRRQQELRYEQERRPAARRPYDLDGRRDDAYWPEAKRAALDERYHSDFSRQDRFHDFDHRDRGRYPNHSVDRREGSRSMMGDREGQHYPERHGGPERHGRDSRDGWGYGSDKRMSEGRGLPPPPRGRRDWGDHGRRLEDDRAWQGAADGGMMDRDHKRWQGGERSMSGHSGPGHVMNRGGMSGRGSFAPGGASRGHVIPRGGMQGGFGGQSRGSRPSDARFTRRY